From Bdellovibrio sp. KM01:
ATCAAAAACTTTGGGATCATTGGTTTCAAATAGCTTGATCGAATCCTTGATCATGCCGATCACGATGTCGGCCGTGCGCATGATTTCGCGGTTCGCATAAGACACCGCCAGAGCAGAACTCTGGTAGTTGTTCATGTTTACGAACTCAGTACCAAATTCCTCAGAGGCGGCTTTCGGGAACATTTTCTCAATCCACTGAGCCCCTTTATCGATGAACGGATAAAAGAGGATCGCTGAAATAATATTGAAAATCAAATGGGCATTCGCGATAGAGCGCGCCACTGTCGTATCAAAGGTCATTAAGAAATCAATAAAGAGCTGCGTAAAGGGGTAAAAGATCACGACACTGATGGTTTTGTAAAAGAAATGGGCCCATGCGACCTGACGCCCGATGTAGTTGCCGCCCGCTGCGGAAATCAATGCAACGGACGTCGTTCCGATATTAGCTCCGTAAACCCAGATCATGGCATCATAAAAAGTGATCGCTTTCACTGCCGCCAAGCTCATCGCCAGACCGATCGTGATCGCAGAGCTTTGCACAAAGGCGCAGAACACGATGGAAATCATCAAAGAGTATCCCGGATTGTCGCGAACACTTTGGAAGAACTCCGTTAGCATCGGATTTTCTGCAAAGTGATGAGAGGCCGTGGAGACCAGCTTAAGACCTAGAAACAGTAATCCAAAACCCATGCACGCCAGTGCCAGATTTTTAAAAACTGTTTTTTTGGCTTTAAAATAAAAAGCAAAAGAAATCGCAAAAACGGGAAGTGCATACTGAGTCAGATCAAAAGAGATCAACTGCACCGTCAAAGTGGTACCAATTGCGGTACCAATGATAACGCCCATCACTTGGCGCAAATTAATCACGCGCGCTGAACCCAACCCCACAAGCATGGACGTTGCCGCTCCTGAGCTTTGCATCAAAGTGGTTAAGCCCACTCCCGTCAAGATTGCCAAAAGTTTGCTTTGAGAAAGGTGATTTAAAAGACTTGTGATCTTTCCGGCCATCAACTTTTCAAGTGACGAGCTGGTTATGGACATTCCGTATAGGAAGAGTGCTACACCGCTGACAAGTAAAATAAAGAAGGAATTCTGTGTATCAATCATAAAGAATCATCTTAGCAGCATTTTTTTAGTTTTAGGAAGCAGCAATTCTGATTTATGCTGAGTCTTCCTCGAAGGAGTTTTCGATGTCGGATCTGAAAAAGCCTGTTTTGGTAGTAGCCGCAGTCATTCGTAAAGAAAATGACCCGGATAAGCGCATTTTGCTGGTGCGTCGAGGCCCTGACCAGAGCGGTGCGGGATTTTGGGAGTTCCCCGGGGGGAAAGTTGAGCTGTCGGAGTCTCCCGAACAAGCTCTTCGCCGGGAAATAGATGAAGAACTTGGTATTGCTATCACGGTAGGCACGCTTATTGGTGAAAAGGATTTTGCTTACCCGTCAAAAACTATTCGCCTCAGAGTTTACGAAGCTTTGACCAGAACTGCGGAAATTACGTTAACAGAGCATGACGACTTAAAGTGGTTAAAGGCTGAGGAAATCATCAAAGATGAGCTTTCGGCAGCGGATCGGCCTTTTGTGGAAATGCTTCAAGGTAAAAGATAAGTTCTTTCATTTGGAGTGGGAAGGCGGCAAAAGTCTCTTTTCCCAAACCACGAATAACGATTTTTTGCGACAAGTTTATAGAGATTGTCTCGGATAAATCCAGGGAAGATCCACCCAAGTCGAGACAGACCATAGACTCCACCCAAACCCGAAAGAATTTTAAGAACCGCTGCAGATCGGTGATAGATCTTACCTGACTCATAGTAGATCACTGTATCCAGGTTTTCACGATCTTGAGCGGGAAGAAGCGCCTCCGCCGTTGAACCTTGGAGTGGAGCGAACAAAAAACGATGCTGTGGATCGCGAGTAATGACAGCGTCCACGAAGCCATTACAAAGATGGCAGACGCCGTCGAAAAACACCACATTTCTCATTTTAACATCTACCTTTTCCATAGCAATCCCAGGCTACAATCATTATACTACTTAAACAAGCTGTGGGGGCCTCACGAATGGAAGTATTTTTGTTTCCTTTGGTCAATGTGACGTTGTTTCCGCATACGACCAAACCCCTGAATATTTTTGAACCTCGATATCTGACCATGGTGAAAAACGCCGTGGCCAATAATATGCCCATTGCGATGGGTTATATCGAGGACCCGTCCAAAGTTGCTCCGGTTCCTCCGGGTGAGCCAGTGCCTTTTGTCCGTGAAATCGCTGGCTACGGTTATGCCCAGATTATCGAAGAACGAGTGAATGGAACTCTTCTGGTCTTTTTGCAGGGCCAAGGCAAGTTACGTTTAAAACATACTGTGGATTACAAAACGCCTTATATCGTTTGTCAGTCTGAAATCATCCCGGAGCAAACGATCGTTGATCCACAGCACCTGGTGCGCTTGCACGCGCTTAATAAAGTGCTTATTCGTTGGATTCATACGCACATCCCAGATCCTGCTCAGCGGGACATGTTTTTACGAAATTTAAATCGCCCGGAAGAAGTTGTGGGAGCGTTTGCCTCTTACATGGTGCGCGATTATGATTTGCAGCAGATGGTGCTCGAGTATAACGACATTAACGAGAAGGTGGATTTTCTCCACCGTCTGACTGAATCAAATGAACTGACAACTTGAGGACTTAACTCGCGGATTTCGCAGGATTACGCGTAAAGAAAACCCATTGCAGTAAAACTACCCAAATCACTTGAGCCAAGCAAAGGTGCGTGATCTTCATCCAGGTAGGCGCGTGTAAAAAGAGCGTGCTGAAGCCAAACAGAATTTGCACAATTAAAATCACACTCATTTGCACAGATTTCTTCTGAAGCAAGACGTTTTCCGTGGTCTGCGCTTTAAGCCAGAAAAACAAAGCAAGGCTTCCAGCCCCCAGAACCGCAAGAACCGGGTGAAGTCCGCGCAGGCGAATCAGATAGTGAGAGTCTGAAGATAAATCTGCTAGCAAGCCTTCCATGATATTATCAGTCGGGAACAGGGAATTTGAAAGGGCCGCCCAAGCACCCGTCGTCCCAAGAACTACGATAATCCACGGAAGCAGTTTGTACTTTTTGTAGTTTGCAAGGGGAGTCGGTGTTGTGTCATTCAAAGCGGCCGCTGCATAAGCCAAAGCCACAGCTCCGGTTAACATAAATGAATTCACCTGATGCAAAGCCATCACGAAGGCACGATACGGTGTATCGTTTGTTGTCACCAGTTTAAAAAGGACCAGTTTGGCTCCCAAGAGCGCTTCTGTGATCATGAAAATCAGTGTTGCTACAGCGGCTTTACGTGCAAAGTGACCGATGGGATAAAGTTTTCGCGCCATC
This genomic window contains:
- a CDS encoding (deoxy)nucleoside triphosphate pyrophosphohydrolase → MSDLKKPVLVVAAVIRKENDPDKRILLVRRGPDQSGAGFWEFPGGKVELSESPEQALRREIDEELGIAITVGTLIGEKDFAYPSKTIRLRVYEALTRTAEITLTEHDDLKWLKAEEIIKDELSAADRPFVEMLQGKR
- a CDS encoding heme A synthase, with the protein product MMTRTQYKKLAFGLLIYTILVILWGAWVRISHSGDGCGDTWPLCHGQLIPEAQRGKTWVEYGHRLMSGIYGFVVIYFFWMARKLYPIGHFARKAAVATLIFMITEALLGAKLVLFKLVTTNDTPYRAFVMALHQVNSFMLTGAVALAYAAAALNDTTPTPLANYKKYKLLPWIIVVLGTTGAWAALSNSLFPTDNIMEGLLADLSSDSHYLIRLRGLHPVLAVLGAGSLALFFWLKAQTTENVLLQKKSVQMSVILIVQILFGFSTLFLHAPTWMKITHLCLAQVIWVVLLQWVFFTRNPAKSAS
- a CDS encoding LON peptidase substrate-binding domain-containing protein: MEVFLFPLVNVTLFPHTTKPLNIFEPRYLTMVKNAVANNMPIAMGYIEDPSKVAPVPPGEPVPFVREIAGYGYAQIIEERVNGTLLVFLQGQGKLRLKHTVDYKTPYIVCQSEIIPEQTIVDPQHLVRLHALNKVLIRWIHTHIPDPAQRDMFLRNLNRPEEVVGAFASYMVRDYDLQQMVLEYNDINEKVDFLHRLTESNELTT
- a CDS encoding thiol-disulfide oxidoreductase DCC family protein; the protein is MEKVDVKMRNVVFFDGVCHLCNGFVDAVITRDPQHRFLFAPLQGSTAEALLPAQDRENLDTVIYYESGKIYHRSAAVLKILSGLGGVYGLSRLGWIFPGFIRDNLYKLVAKNRYSWFGKRDFCRLPTPNERTYLLP
- a CDS encoding Na/Pi cotransporter family protein is translated as MIDTQNSFFILLVSGVALFLYGMSITSSSLEKLMAGKITSLLNHLSQSKLLAILTGVGLTTLMQSSGAATSMLVGLGSARVINLRQVMGVIIGTAIGTTLTVQLISFDLTQYALPVFAISFAFYFKAKKTVFKNLALACMGFGLLFLGLKLVSTASHHFAENPMLTEFFQSVRDNPGYSLMISIVFCAFVQSSAITIGLAMSLAAVKAITFYDAMIWVYGANIGTTSVALISAAGGNYIGRQVAWAHFFYKTISVVIFYPFTQLFIDFLMTFDTTVARSIANAHLIFNIISAILFYPFIDKGAQWIEKMFPKAASEEFGTEFVNMNNYQSSALAVSYANREIMRTADIVIGMIKDSIKLFETNDPKVFDSIKDRDNKVDFLYRETKMFLLDHANKSSTVVHQNIMNMIMFLSDAERAADAIDINILALAIKKNALKLEFSGEGWAEIREMHEQVVKVAAMAVNAYQNRDLCEEAIQLKRDLAKLEISLRENHISRLNRGLNTSINTSSIHLDLLSEYRRIASLLCNHAYNQRTHK